The genomic stretch AAGAAGCACTGACAAAATTGCAGGGCAAGATAGACGGATTTACCAAAAGTGAAGATTCCCAGTCTTCCAACAACCAAAAGAAACTGACCTTAGATGACCAGGTATTTGTCAAGGATGGGGATAGATGTTGGTTTGTCAGGCTTTCCAACGTACGCCTATTTGAATCTGACGGTAATTATATCAAGGTTTACTTTGACAACTTTAAGCCAATGATCCACAAATCCCTGAATGCATTGGATGAGCGACTGGACGAAAAATCATTTTTCCGGGCTAGCAGAAAACACATCATCAACCTTGGCTGGGTAGAGGGAATAGAACCTTGGTTTAACGGAGGACTGGTAGTCACGCTACGCGGTGGAGATAGAATTGAAGTGAGCAGAAGGCAAGCTGCCAGATTCAAGGAAATGATGAGCCTTTAGTATTTTCAGGTAATTATAGTTGATTTTTGACGCCCTATACACTATTCCGTCCGCCTCCGTGGATAGGGAGGGTTCTAAGGAATTATGATCAATCAGGGTTATGTCATACCTGAGTCAGACAGTCCGGCATACCGTAGGAAGATTTAATTTCATATATAGTAAAAAGCATTTGATTTCACTGATATTTTCTGTAACTAGAGATAATATTGCTGTGTTCAGCATAAAATTTTAGATTTCACTATAAAACGCACATCTGCCAATATATCTTATGAAGGAAGAGCGGATATTAATCGTCGAGGACGATATCAGCATCGCAGA from Algoriphagus sp. NG3 encodes the following:
- a CDS encoding LytR/AlgR family response regulator transcription factor gives rise to the protein MRAIVIDDERLARKELINLLNQLESVEVVGEAVNVDDAKDKIEQLNPDVIFLDIQMPEKTGFDLLEELDNVPHVIFTTAYDEYALKAFQVNALDYLLKPIEPKRLEEALTKLQGKIDGFTKSEDSQSSNNQKKLTLDDQVFVKDGDRCWFVRLSNVRLFESDGNYIKVYFDNFKPMIHKSLNALDERLDEKSFFRASRKHIINLGWVEGIEPWFNGGLVVTLRGGDRIEVSRRQAARFKEMMSL